The DNA sequence TCTTCTTCCAGTGGCATCGCGGCGACGCTCCGGAGATGTTCCGCAACTGCGCGGTGCTGACTGACCGCTGGAAGCTGGTCGGCACCGACAAGCATCAACCGGAGCTCTACGACCTGCCCGCCGACCCGGCTGAGGAGCACAACCTCGCCGCAGCCGAGCCGGGTATCGCGCGGCAACTGCGCTCCCAATACGACACTTGGTTCCGGGACGTTTCCGCCGAGCGGGGCTACGATCCGCCACGTATCTTCGTCGGGACTCCGCACGAGAATCCCGTCATATTGTCGCGTCAGGATTGGCGCGGTCCGCAGGCGAGCTGGAATGCGGACGGATTGGGTCATTATGAAATCGACGTTCGTACCGCGGCGGAGTATGAGGTGACCCTGCGATTCCCCCCAATCCCGCAAGAGACGAGGGCCTTGCTCACCTGCGGGGCGCTCCGGCAGGAGGTTGCCGTCCCCGCCGGAGCCACACAGGCTGTGTTGTCGAAAGTGGTGTTGCCGCAGGGGCCGGCGAACATAGAGGGAAGCTTCGAGATCGCCGGCCGCCGCGTGGGTGCGCACTACATCGAACTGCGCGCCGGAAAGTGACGGCGCGACGGACCGCTACCAACGGCTCTTCGTATCGCGATACTGGAGGAACCGTTTGCGCATCGCCCGCTTCTCGCGCAACTCCTCCAGCTCGAGTTGGAGCTTGGAGGAGCGCACCTGAACGGGTTCGTCCGTCCAGGGCATGACTTCCCGCAGCCCGGGCAGGTCCATCAGGAGCCAGCCTTGGGGCAGGAGGTGGAGCTCGCGGCGGGTGGTTGTGTGCCGGCCGTGACTGTCGTCTTCGCGCACTTCCTGGGTCAACTGAACGTTCGAACCCAATATGCGGTTGGTGATGGTGCTCTTGCCGGCTCCGGACGAACCAAGCAAGGCGGCCGTTTCGCCCGTTGCCAGTTGCCCGCTCAGTGCTTCCGCCACATTGTCTTGCAGCGCCGAAAGCAGGATCACGGGTGCGTCCCGCGAGACGGCCTGCGTGGCGGCCAGACAGGCGTCGGGCGCCGGGTGGCGGTCCCGCTTGTTCAATAGGATGCAGGCCCGGGCTCCGCTGGACTCCACCAGGATGAGGTAGCGCTCTAGCCGGGCGAGGTTGTAATCATGGTCTAACCCCATGACAATAAACGCCAAGTCGACATTGGAGGCCAGCGCCTGAGGCTCCGGCCGCTTGCCGGCGGCCTTGCGCTCGATCAGGCTCTGGCGCGGCAGGATGGCCTCCACGCAGTCCAGGGTGGAGCGCACCGCCAGCCAGTCGCCCGTGATGGGCGAGAGGCCTCTGCGGGCATGCCGAACCCAATGTTCTCTGTCGTTTAGCTGGATCAGCCAGGAGCCGTACTCCTGGCGAAGGACGCGGGCGGGCACGCAGCCGCGAGTCCGCCACTCTTCAAATTGGTCAGCCCGCACGGGCGACCAGCCATAAATGGAAAGCAAGGGGGTTGTCCTCGAAACACACCGCAGATGTCGTTAGGAATCCGCTAAGGGACTCGGCCGCTTCGAGTTAGAGGACAAGGACTGACAGAGACAATACCAACCCTAAGAATATCTCATTTCAGAGGGAGTGGCGATATACTGTTCGTACCCCAATCTGCCATGAATCGCACTGTTTGCGTTATCGCTCTGCTCTGGGCCGTCGCGGCGTCAGCGGCAGCACCCCCCAAGCCGGTCGACTTCCAGAAGGAAGTCCGGCCGATTCTATCGGATGCGTGCTTCCACTGTCACGGCAACGACAAGACGACGCGCATGGCTGGGTTGCGTCTCGACACCCGCGACGGGGCGTTTTCGAAGCGCAAGAATGGGACGGTCATTGTTCCGAAGAATCCACAGGCGAGTCTGTTGATTCAGAGGATCAATAACTCGAATATAGACAAGCGGATGCCGCCTGTTTACTCACATAAAACATTAACTGAAGACCAGCGGGCCACGCTGGCACGCTGGATTCAGCAAGGCGCCGATTGGAAGGAGCATTGGGCCTTTTCGGCGCCGGTAAAAGTGGCTCCGCCGCCGGTAAAAAATACTGAGTGGGTTCGTAACCCCATCGATCAATTCATCTTAGCGAAGCTGGAGTCGCAGGGGCTGGCTCCGGCGCCGGAGGCCAACCGGCGCACGCTGATCCGCCGGCTGGCGCTGGATCTCACGGGGCTGCCTCCAAAGCTCGAAGAGGTGGAAGCATTTGTTGAAGATAAGGATTCTAACGCGTACGAAAAATTGGTAGATAGGTATCTTGCAAATCCCCATTGGGGCGAGCACCGCGCCCGCTACTGGCTGGACGCGGCCCGCTATGGCGACACGCACGGGATCCACATCGACAACTACCGCGAAATCTGGCCGTATCGGGATTGGGTGATCCAGGCGTTCAACTCGAACATGCCGTTCGATCGGTTTACGACAGAGCAACTGGCGGGCGATCTGCTGCCCAATCCGACTCTGGACCAGAGGATTGCCACCGGCTTCCAGCGCTGCAATGTGACCACCAATGAAGCCGGCATCATTATCGATGAGTACGACGCGATCTACGCCAAGGACCGAGCCGACACGATTGGCGCCGTCTACATGGGGCTGACCGTGGGTTGCGCCACCTGCCACGACCATAAGTTCGACCCCATCCCTTCGAAGGACTTCTACGCGCTCGGCGCCTTCTTCCGGAATACGACCCAGAACATCATGGATGGCAACGCTTCCGATCCGCCACCCATCGTGGTGATTCCGAAGCAGGAAGACCGTCCGCGTTGGGACGCTATCCAGAGCCGCGAAGCCACTTTGAAAGAGGAACTCGTGAACCGGCGCAAGGCGCTGGAGGGCGATACGGGGTCTGGACGGCCCAATGCGCGACTGGTGATGGATCCCAACGGCGCCATCCAGGTGGAGACTGCCGAGGAGCGCCTGAACCTCCCCTTCACAGAGGGTCTGCAGCTTGGGGGATCGCCTTGGCCCGACCGGACGGCATTGTTCTTCGGGCCGAAGTCGGAACTCAATCTGCCGGCCGTGCCGCTGGACGTGAAGCAGCCGTTCACCCTCAGCGCGTGGTTCTACTACCCGAAGGGCGAGAGTACCTATAGCATTGCCGCTCAACTGGATACGAAGCAAAAGGACAAGACGCGTGGCTGGATGCTATTCGTCGGCGGCCGTGTGGTGGGCATGCGCTTCTACGGCGACGACGGGAAGTCGATGGAGGTACGCGGTGGGCACCTTGATCAGGTGATTCCGGGCACCTGGAACCACTTGGTGATGACCTATGACGGCACTGGCGCGGCGCTGGGTGTTCGTTTCTTTCTAAACAAGAAAGAGATTGGTACTCAGCGAGATGTGAATGCAACCATCAAGGGTAACTTCAAGGTGGATGTGCCCATCAAGTTGGGCAATCCGAAGCGAGAGGATGACGGCGCGATCGCCGACTTTCGGATTCTGGGTTACACCCTCTCGCAGCAGGAGGCCGCCCTGCTGAATCCGGGTGAGCCCGGGTCCCTTGCGCTGTTCAACCGACTTCGAGGAGATGAAGCTTATCAGACTGTATCGAAAGAACTTCATGATCTCGACCTGGAGCGCCGGGTGATTCGGAAACGCGGCGCCATTTCGCTGGTGATGGAAGAGCGGACCGACCAGAAGCCGTTCGCGCACGTACTGTATCGCGGAATGTACGACCAGCCGCGGGCCAAGGTGGATGCCAATACTCCGTCGGTGCTTCCGCCGATGTTGAGCAGTATGCCGCACAACCGGCTGGGCTTGGCGGAGTGGCTGATGTCGCAGGAGAATCCGTTGACGAGCCGAGTCACGGTAAACCGTTTCTGGCAGCAGTTGTTTGGCGACGGCATTGTGAAGACGTCGGATGACTTCGGTTCGCAGGGTGAGGGCCCGGTGAACCAGGCGCTGCTCGACTGGATGGCCGTGGAGTTCCGCGACGGCGGCTGGGACGTGAAGAAGTTCTTCAAGCTCCTGGTGACGTCGTCGACTTACCGGCAGGCGGCGCTCACGACGCCCGAGAAGCTGGAGAAGGACCCGGACAACCGGTGGCTGTCGCGCGGGCCGCGATATCGCATGGAAGGCGAAATGATTCGCGACTATGCGCTGGCGGCCAGCGGGTTGTTGAAGCCAACCATCGGTGGGCCCAGCGTGAAGCCCTACCAGCCAGCTGGGGTTTGGGAAGCCGTGGCGATGGAAGGCAGCAACACACGGAACTACAAAGAGGACCACGGCGACAAGCTGTACCGGCGCAGTCTGTATACCTTCTGGAAGCGCAGCGCTCCGCCAGCGTCGATGGAGATCTTCAACGCGCCCACCCGGGAAACCTGCACGGTGCGGCGGGAACGTACGAACACTCCGCTGCAGGCGCTGGTGACGATGAACGACGAACAGTTCGTCGAAGCGGCGCGGGCCCTGGCGACGCGGGCCATGGAGAGTGCGAAAACGGACGTGGACCGGCAGTTGATGTTCGTCGCCGAGAACCTGCTTGACAGGCCATTGGAAGACAAGGAAATGGCTGTTGTTAAAGTATCTTACAAGAATTTCTTAAAGTATTACGATACTCAGCCGGCTGATGCCAAAAAACTGGTTCACGTGGGCGAGAGCAAGGAAGATGGGGCCCTGCCGACGGTCGAGCTGGCCGCGCTGACGATGGTGACCAATCAACTCATGAATCTGGACGAGGTGCTGACGAAATGAATGAGATCACTCGACGGCGGCTGTTGAGTGGCGGTGCACGGGGCTTCGGGGCCCTGGCTTTACAGCAGCTCCTGAACGCCGACCAGGCCCGGCCGCAACTGCCGAACTTTCCGCCTAAGGTGAAGCGCGCCATCTACCTGCATATGGTGGGCGCGCCGCCGCAGCAGGAGACGTTTGACTACAAACCAGGCATGAAGGAGTGGTTCGATAAGGACTTGCCGGAGTCCATCCGTCAGGGCCAGCGCCTGACGACGATGACCTCGAACCAGAGCCGGTTCCCCATCGCGCCGTCGGTTTTCAACTTCAGCCGGTGTGGGCAGTCGGGCGCCTACGTGAGTGAACTGCTTCCGTACATGGGCAAGATGGCGGACGACATCGCCATCATCCGGTCGATGCACACGGAGGCGATCAACCACGAACCGGCGATGACGTTCATCCAGACCGGGTTCATGATCGCCGGTAAACCGTGCATCGGGTCGTGGATCGCCTACGGCCTGGGGAGCATGAATCGCGATCTGCCGACATTTGTCGTTTTGAACGCAACCCATTCGAATCCCAAGGCGAACGTCCAGGCGATCTCGGCCCGGCTGTGGAGTTCGGGGTTTCTGTCAGGCCAGTACTCTGGGGTGGCGTTGCGGGCGGCTGGCGATCCTGTGCTCTACATCAACAACCCGGAAGGGGTGCCGCCGGAAGTCCGGCGCGGGATGCTGGACGGATTGGGCCAGTTAAACCAGATGGAGTTTGACCGGCTGCACGATCCCGAGACGCGAGTCCGGATCGAACAGTATGAGATGGCGTTCCGGATGCAGACCTCGGTGCCGGAGCTGACCGACTTGAGCAAAGAGACCGAGGCCACTTACGAGCTGTACGGAGAAGATGCTCGCAAGCCCGGTACCTTCGCGAACAGCGTGCTGATGGCCCGGCGTCTGATGGAGCGAGGGGTTCGTTTCGTGCAGATCTACCATCGCGGGTGGGATGTGCACGGGAACCTGCCCGAGGTTCTGCCTTCGCAGTGCAAGGATGTCGATCAGCCTTCGTACGCGCTGGTACAGGATCTGAAACAGCGCGGCATGCTAGACGACACGCTGGTGATCTGGGGCGGGGAATTCGGCCGGACGATCTACTCCCAGGGCAAGCTGACCGATAAGGACTATGGCCGCGACCATCATCCGCGGTGCTTCAGCCTGTGGCTGGCTGGGGGCGGGATCAAGGGCGGAACCGTCTTCGGCGAAACCGACGAGTTCAGCTACAACATCGTGAAGGACCCGGTGCATGTGCGCGATCTACAAGCCACACTACTACAGCAGTTTGGGATCAACCATGAAACCTTCACTTACAAGTACCAGGGCCTGGACCAGCGTCTGACCGGCGTGGAGAAGGCATCCGTGGTGAAGGGAATTCTGAGGTAGCGGCGCTAGCGTTCGAAGGCGATCTGGCTGCCCAGGACGTAGACACGTCGGAACGACCGCGTGTCGAGCAGGCCGTCCTCCTCGCGAGTGCCGGGCAGGATGCCGGCCGGGATGTCGTTGAGTTGGATGTGCCCGACCCGGAGCCAGGACAATTGGCCGGTCTCCACGCGGATCTGGCCGGCATGGCTTGAGGCGAATGCCAAGCCGGTCTGTATCAAGGGGATGGGCCGCTTGGGCCAAAGCATCAGATGAGATGCCCCGGAGTCGACCACAAGACGCAGCGCGAGTCCCCCTGGCCCCTCGGCCAGGACGGCCATGCGTCCTTCGATCCACTCGACGGGCTGCAGCGTGGCGCGATCCGGTGGCGAAAGGGGACCAAACTGTACGCTCCGCCGGCGGGTGTCTATCATATAAGACTGTCCGGCCAGGAAGGACTGGCCCAGGATGCCGTCGACTCCGTCCTGCATTGGCCAATCGCACCAGAGGACCTCTGTGCCTTGCCGCTCGAGTCCGGGCACAGCGAGAGTTGTCCCGGTGCCGGCGGGGATGAGCCGCTCGCCGGAAGCGGTGACCATTCGCACCTGGTATTCGGGTTTGAGCCCGAGAGCGGCGGCAATACGCGTGGAGATCAGAGAGGAACTGGCTCCGGTGTCGACGGCAAAGCGGTAAGGGCCCGATCCATTGACTAGAACTTCCACATTGG is a window from the uncultured Paludibaculum sp. genome containing:
- a CDS encoding retropepsin-like aspartic protease gives rise to the protein MKTALCLLLLSSWTFAMPEGMPNVEVLVNGSGPYRFAVDTGASSSLISTRIAAALGLKPEYQVRMVTASGERLIPAGTGTTLAVPGLERQGTEVLWCDWPMQDGVDGILGQSFLAGQSYMIDTRRRSVQFGPLSPPDRATLQPVEWIEGRMAVLAEGPGGLALRLVVDSGASHLMLWPKRPIPLIQTGLAFASSHAGQIRVETGQLSWLRVGHIQLNDIPAGILPGTREEDGLLDTRSFRRVYVLGSQIAFER
- the rsgA gene encoding GTPase RsgA translates to MLSIYGWSPVRADQFEEWRTRGCVPARVLRQEYGSWLIQLNDREHWVRHARRGLSPITGDWLAVRSTLDCVEAILPRQSLIERKAAGKRPEPQALASNVDLAFIVMGLDHDYNLARLERYLILVESSGARACILLNKRDRHPAPDACLAATQAVSRDAPVILLSALQDNVAEALSGQLATGETAALLGSSGAGKSTITNRILGSNVQLTQEVREDDSHGRHTTTRRELHLLPQGWLLMDLPGLREVMPWTDEPVQVRSSKLQLELEELREKRAMRKRFLQYRDTKSRW
- a CDS encoding DUF1553 domain-containing protein produces the protein MNRTVCVIALLWAVAASAAAPPKPVDFQKEVRPILSDACFHCHGNDKTTRMAGLRLDTRDGAFSKRKNGTVIVPKNPQASLLIQRINNSNIDKRMPPVYSHKTLTEDQRATLARWIQQGADWKEHWAFSAPVKVAPPPVKNTEWVRNPIDQFILAKLESQGLAPAPEANRRTLIRRLALDLTGLPPKLEEVEAFVEDKDSNAYEKLVDRYLANPHWGEHRARYWLDAARYGDTHGIHIDNYREIWPYRDWVIQAFNSNMPFDRFTTEQLAGDLLPNPTLDQRIATGFQRCNVTTNEAGIIIDEYDAIYAKDRADTIGAVYMGLTVGCATCHDHKFDPIPSKDFYALGAFFRNTTQNIMDGNASDPPPIVVIPKQEDRPRWDAIQSREATLKEELVNRRKALEGDTGSGRPNARLVMDPNGAIQVETAEERLNLPFTEGLQLGGSPWPDRTALFFGPKSELNLPAVPLDVKQPFTLSAWFYYPKGESTYSIAAQLDTKQKDKTRGWMLFVGGRVVGMRFYGDDGKSMEVRGGHLDQVIPGTWNHLVMTYDGTGAALGVRFFLNKKEIGTQRDVNATIKGNFKVDVPIKLGNPKREDDGAIADFRILGYTLSQQEAALLNPGEPGSLALFNRLRGDEAYQTVSKELHDLDLERRVIRKRGAISLVMEERTDQKPFAHVLYRGMYDQPRAKVDANTPSVLPPMLSSMPHNRLGLAEWLMSQENPLTSRVTVNRFWQQLFGDGIVKTSDDFGSQGEGPVNQALLDWMAVEFRDGGWDVKKFFKLLVTSSTYRQAALTTPEKLEKDPDNRWLSRGPRYRMEGEMIRDYALAASGLLKPTIGGPSVKPYQPAGVWEAVAMEGSNTRNYKEDHGDKLYRRSLYTFWKRSAPPASMEIFNAPTRETCTVRRERTNTPLQALVTMNDEQFVEAARALATRAMESAKTDVDRQLMFVAENLLDRPLEDKEMAVVKVSYKNFLKYYDTQPADAKKLVHVGESKEDGALPTVELAALTMVTNQLMNLDEVLTK
- a CDS encoding DUF1501 domain-containing protein is translated as MNEITRRRLLSGGARGFGALALQQLLNADQARPQLPNFPPKVKRAIYLHMVGAPPQQETFDYKPGMKEWFDKDLPESIRQGQRLTTMTSNQSRFPIAPSVFNFSRCGQSGAYVSELLPYMGKMADDIAIIRSMHTEAINHEPAMTFIQTGFMIAGKPCIGSWIAYGLGSMNRDLPTFVVLNATHSNPKANVQAISARLWSSGFLSGQYSGVALRAAGDPVLYINNPEGVPPEVRRGMLDGLGQLNQMEFDRLHDPETRVRIEQYEMAFRMQTSVPELTDLSKETEATYELYGEDARKPGTFANSVLMARRLMERGVRFVQIYHRGWDVHGNLPEVLPSQCKDVDQPSYALVQDLKQRGMLDDTLVIWGGEFGRTIYSQGKLTDKDYGRDHHPRCFSLWLAGGGIKGGTVFGETDEFSYNIVKDPVHVRDLQATLLQQFGINHETFTYKYQGLDQRLTGVEKASVVKGILR